The following proteins come from a genomic window of Azoarcus sp. PA01:
- the murA gene encoding UDP-N-acetylglucosamine 1-carboxyvinyltransferase encodes MDKLLIEGGVRLAGEAAISGAKNAALPILCAALLTREPMTFTNVPQLNDIDTLLNLLGQMGVKVSRDNAMVTLDASAIDNPVAPYEMVKTMRASILVLGPLVARCGEARVSLPGGCAIGARPVDQHIKGLQAMGAQVTVEHGYVHAVVPRLRGARLFTDMVTVTGTENLMMAACLADGETVIENAAREPEIVDLANCLVAMGARISGAGTDVIRIRGVDRLNGATHRIMPDRIETGTYLCAAAATGGEIRLTRTSTAYLDAVVDKLMDAGCDVVAERDAIRLKAPARLTSVNIRTSPYPAFPTDMQAQFMAINAVASGAAMIRETIFENRFMHAVELQRLGADIRIDGNTAVVQGIERLQGATVMATDLRASASLVIAGLVAEGETLIERIYHLDRGYERLEEKLAALGAHVRRVA; translated from the coding sequence ATGGACAAGCTACTGATCGAAGGCGGCGTGCGCCTGGCCGGAGAAGCTGCGATTTCCGGCGCGAAGAACGCGGCCTTGCCGATCCTGTGCGCTGCGTTGCTGACCCGCGAGCCGATGACGTTCACGAACGTGCCGCAGTTGAACGACATCGACACGCTGCTGAACCTGCTCGGGCAGATGGGGGTCAAGGTCAGCCGCGACAACGCCATGGTCACGCTCGACGCGTCCGCGATCGACAACCCGGTCGCGCCGTACGAGATGGTCAAGACGATGCGCGCGTCGATCCTCGTGCTCGGGCCGCTCGTCGCGCGCTGCGGCGAAGCGCGCGTGAGCCTGCCCGGCGGCTGCGCGATCGGCGCGCGCCCCGTTGACCAGCACATCAAGGGTCTTCAGGCGATGGGCGCGCAGGTGACGGTCGAGCACGGCTACGTGCACGCGGTCGTGCCGCGCCTGCGCGGCGCGCGCCTCTTCACCGACATGGTGACCGTCACCGGCACCGAAAACCTTATGATGGCGGCCTGTCTCGCCGACGGCGAAACGGTGATCGAGAACGCCGCGCGCGAGCCCGAAATCGTCGATCTGGCGAACTGCCTCGTCGCCATGGGGGCGCGCATCTCGGGCGCCGGCACCGACGTCATCCGCATCCGCGGCGTCGACCGCCTCAACGGCGCGACGCATCGCATCATGCCGGATCGCATCGAAACCGGCACTTACCTGTGCGCGGCCGCGGCGACCGGCGGCGAGATCCGGCTGACGCGCACATCGACCGCTTATCTCGACGCCGTCGTCGACAAGCTGATGGACGCCGGCTGCGATGTCGTCGCCGAGCGCGACGCGATCCGCCTGAAAGCGCCGGCGCGCCTGACGTCTGTGAACATTCGCACGTCACCGTACCCGGCGTTTCCGACCGACATGCAGGCGCAGTTCATGGCGATCAACGCGGTCGCGAGTGGTGCGGCGATGATCCGCGAGACGATCTTCGAGAACCGCTTCATGCACGCCGTCGAGTTGCAGCGCCTCGGCGCCGACATCCGCATCGACGGTAACACTGCCGTCGTACAGGGGATCGAGCGGCTGCAGGGGGCGACGGTGATGGCGACCGACCTGCGCGCCTCGGCAAGTCTCGTCATCGCCGGCCTCGTCGCCGAAGGCGAAACGCTCATCGAGCGCATCTATCACCTCGACCGCGGCTACGAGCGGCTCGAGGAGAAGCTCGCCGCGCTCGGCGCCCACGTGCGACGCGTCGCCTGA
- the hisG gene encoding ATP phosphoribosyltransferase, with protein sequence MSSITLALSKGRIFEETLPLLAAAGIVPADNPETSRKLIIDTNRPDVRLVIVRATDTPTYVQYGAADLGIAGKDVLLEHGGAGLYQPLDLDIAKCRLCVATRKGFDYAAASRPGGRVRVATKYINSAKTHFAAKGVHVDLIKLYGSMELAPLVGLADAIVDLVSSGSTLRANNLEEVEEIMPISSRLIVNQAALKLKRELIQPLLEAFAGAVK encoded by the coding sequence GTGTCCAGCATCACCCTCGCCCTGTCGAAGGGCCGCATCTTCGAGGAAACGCTGCCCTTGCTTGCGGCGGCCGGCATCGTGCCCGCCGACAATCCCGAAACCTCGCGCAAGCTGATCATCGACACGAACCGCCCCGACGTGCGCCTCGTCATCGTACGCGCGACCGACACGCCGACGTATGTGCAGTATGGCGCCGCCGACCTCGGCATCGCCGGCAAGGACGTGCTTCTCGAGCACGGCGGAGCGGGGCTGTACCAGCCGCTCGACCTCGATATCGCGAAATGCCGGCTGTGCGTCGCGACGCGCAAGGGCTTCGACTATGCCGCGGCGTCCCGTCCCGGCGGGCGCGTTCGCGTCGCGACGAAATACATCAACAGCGCGAAGACCCATTTCGCCGCGAAAGGCGTGCACGTCGACCTGATCAAGCTGTACGGTTCGATGGAGCTTGCGCCGCTCGTCGGCCTCGCCGATGCGATCGTCGACCTTGTGTCGAGCGGCAGCACCTTGCGCGCGAACAATCTCGAGGAAGTCGAAGAGATCATGCCGATCAGCTCGCGGCTGATCGTCAACCAGGCGGCGCTCAAGCTCAAGCGCGAACTCATCCAGCCGCTGCTGGAGGCCTTTGCAGGAGCCGTGAAATGA
- a CDS encoding BolA family transcriptional regulator — translation MFEASEIKRLIEQGLPCEFVEIQGDDGVHFTGIVVSAEFEGKLKVRQHQAVYATLGPLMGNEIHALQLQTFTPEKWAEVRGGLGF, via the coding sequence ATGTTCGAAGCAAGCGAAATCAAGAGACTGATCGAGCAGGGGCTGCCCTGCGAGTTCGTCGAAATCCAGGGCGACGACGGCGTCCACTTCACCGGCATCGTCGTCAGCGCCGAATTCGAGGGCAAGCTCAAAGTCCGTCAGCACCAAGCCGTGTATGCAACGCTCGGGCCGCTGATGGGCAACGAGATCCACGCGCTGCAGCTGCAGACCTTCACGCCCGAGAAGTGGGCGGAAGTGCGCGGCGGACTCGGGTTCTGA
- the tatA gene encoding Sec-independent protein translocase subunit TatA — MGSFSIWHWLIVLVIVVLVFGTKKLRNVGQDLGGAVKGFKDGMRDSEKSADDVQQKIGGDTLDAQATDKSHKVSH; from the coding sequence ATGGGTTCATTCAGTATCTGGCACTGGCTGATCGTTCTGGTGATTGTAGTGCTGGTCTTCGGTACGAAGAAGCTGCGCAATGTCGGTCAGGATCTGGGTGGCGCGGTCAAGGGTTTCAAGGACGGCATGCGGGATTCCGAAAAGTCCGCTGACGACGTGCAGCAGAAAATCGGCGGTGATACGCTCGATGCGCAGGCGACGGACAAGAGCCACAAGGTCAGCCACTGA
- a CDS encoding phosphoribosyl-ATP diphosphatase has protein sequence MIDIEVLHRVAATLAERKKADPDSSYVSSLYAKGTDAICKKVAEEAAETIMAAKDKDMLHVVWEVTDLWFHSLVLLTHFGLSVDDVLAEFRRREGVSGIDEKKSRTAS, from the coding sequence ATGATCGATATCGAAGTGCTGCACCGAGTTGCCGCGACCCTTGCCGAACGCAAGAAAGCCGACCCGGATTCGTCTTACGTTTCAAGCCTGTATGCCAAGGGTACCGACGCGATCTGCAAGAAGGTCGCCGAAGAGGCGGCCGAGACGATCATGGCCGCCAAGGACAAGGACATGCTCCACGTGGTCTGGGAAGTCACCGACCTGTGGTTCCACTCGCTGGTGCTGCTGACGCATTTCGGCCTGTCGGTCGATGACGTGCTGGCCGAGTTCCGGCGCCGCGAAGGAGTCTCCGGCATCGACGAGAAGAAATCCCGCACCGCTTCGTAA
- a CDS encoding ABC transporter permease, with the protein MPESRLAGFRTLLYKEVLRFWKVAFQTVLAPVINAMLFLLIFSHVLDRHVTGYGEVAYTAFLVPGLVMMSLLQNAFANSSSSLIQSKITGNIIFVLLPPLSYREFYAAYVIASMLRGLFVGAGVLLVSIPFVDLSVAAPGWALTFALMGSAILASLGVIAGIWADKFDQLAGFQNFLIMPLTMLSGVFYSLHSLPQLWQDVSHANPFFFMIDGFRYGFFGQSDVSPWLSLGVVSVCLMLLAALTLAMLARGYKLRA; encoded by the coding sequence ATGCCTGAGTCGCGCCTCGCCGGTTTTCGCACGCTGCTGTACAAGGAAGTGCTGCGATTCTGGAAAGTCGCGTTCCAGACCGTTCTCGCGCCGGTGATCAACGCGATGCTGTTCCTGCTGATCTTCTCGCACGTGCTCGACCGCCACGTCACCGGCTATGGCGAGGTCGCCTACACGGCGTTTCTCGTCCCGGGGCTGGTGATGATGTCGCTGCTGCAGAACGCGTTCGCGAACAGCTCGTCGTCGCTGATCCAGAGCAAGATCACCGGCAACATCATTTTCGTCCTGCTGCCGCCGCTGTCGTACCGCGAGTTCTATGCCGCCTACGTCATCGCGTCGATGCTGCGCGGGCTGTTCGTCGGCGCCGGCGTGCTGCTGGTGTCGATCCCGTTCGTCGACCTGTCGGTCGCCGCGCCGGGCTGGGCGCTGACGTTCGCGCTGATGGGCAGCGCGATCCTCGCGTCGCTCGGCGTCATCGCCGGCATCTGGGCCGACAAGTTCGACCAGCTCGCCGGGTTCCAGAACTTCCTGATCATGCCGCTGACGATGCTGTCCGGCGTGTTCTATTCGCTGCATTCCCTGCCGCAGCTGTGGCAGGACGTGTCGCACGCCAACCCGTTCTTCTTCATGATCGACGGTTTCCGCTACGGCTTCTTCGGCCAGTCCGACGTGTCGCCGTGGCTGAGTCTGGGGGTCGTTAGTGTGTGTCTGATGTTACTTGCGGCTCTGACCCTGGCGATGCTCGCCCGGGGCTACAAGCTGCGTGCCTGA
- the hisF gene encoding imidazole glycerol phosphate synthase subunit HisF, protein MLAKRIIPCLDVSAGRVVKGVNFVELRDAGDPVEIARRYDEQGADEITFLDITASSDARDIILHVVEQVAEQVFIPLTVGGGVRTVEDVRRLLNAGADKVSINTAAVNNPQVVAEAAGKVGSQCIVVAIDAKQTAPGKWQVFTHGGRNNTGLDAVEWAQKVAALGAGEILLTSMDRDGTKIGFDLGLTRAVADAVPIPVIASGGVGTLEHLAEGVSAGRADAVLAASIFHFGQHTVREAKELMRNRGIEVRL, encoded by the coding sequence ATGCTTGCCAAACGCATCATCCCGTGTCTCGATGTCAGTGCCGGGCGCGTCGTCAAGGGGGTGAATTTCGTCGAATTGCGCGACGCCGGCGACCCGGTCGAAATCGCGCGCCGCTACGACGAGCAGGGTGCGGACGAGATCACCTTTCTCGACATCACTGCCAGCTCGGATGCACGTGACATCATCCTGCATGTCGTCGAACAGGTTGCCGAGCAGGTTTTCATCCCGCTGACGGTGGGCGGCGGCGTGCGCACCGTCGAAGATGTGCGCCGGCTGCTGAACGCCGGCGCCGACAAGGTCAGCATCAACACCGCCGCGGTGAATAACCCGCAGGTCGTCGCCGAAGCGGCCGGCAAAGTCGGCAGCCAGTGCATCGTCGTCGCGATCGACGCGAAACAGACGGCGCCCGGCAAGTGGCAGGTATTCACGCACGGCGGGCGCAACAACACCGGGCTCGACGCAGTCGAGTGGGCACAGAAAGTGGCTGCGCTCGGCGCCGGTGAAATCCTGCTCACGAGCATGGACCGGGACGGCACGAAAATCGGTTTCGACCTCGGGCTGACGCGCGCCGTCGCCGACGCGGTGCCGATCCCCGTGATCGCCAGCGGCGGCGTCGGGACGCTCGAGCATCTCGCCGAGGGCGTCTCGGCGGGGCGTGCGGATGCGGTGCTCGCCGCGAGCATTTTTCACTTCGGACAGCATACGGTGCGCGAAGCGAAGGAGTTGATGCGCAACCGCGGGATCGAGGTGAGGCTGTGA
- the rnk gene encoding nucleoside diphosphate kinase regulator: protein MKPEIVISSRDLERLEGLLFSPAARNRSDLNGLRDELERAVVREPDEMPVDVITMNSRARFREQPSGREYELTLVYPGDAEQGSAKVSVFSPAGSALLGLSVGQAIDWQTDDGRSIHLEVLEVRQPEAAGH from the coding sequence ATGAAACCCGAGATCGTGATCTCTTCACGCGACCTGGAGCGCCTGGAAGGCCTGCTGTTCTCGCCCGCCGCTCGCAACCGTAGCGACCTGAACGGCCTGCGCGATGAACTGGAGCGCGCCGTGGTGCGCGAACCGGACGAGATGCCGGTCGACGTGATCACGATGAACAGCCGGGCGCGCTTTCGCGAACAACCCAGCGGCCGGGAATACGAGCTGACGCTCGTCTATCCCGGCGATGCCGAGCAGGGTTCTGCCAAAGTGTCCGTATTCTCCCCGGCTGGCAGCGCGCTGCTCGGCCTGTCGGTCGGCCAGGCGATCGACTGGCAAACCGACGACGGGCGTTCGATCCACCTCGAAGTGCTCGAAGTCCGGCAGCCGGAAGCCGCCGGACACTGA
- the hisA gene encoding 1-(5-phosphoribosyl)-5-[(5-phosphoribosylamino)methylideneamino]imidazole-4-carboxamide isomerase yields the protein MLLIPAIDLKDGHCVRLKQGEMDDATVFSEDPAAMARHWIEQGARRLHLVDLNGAFAGKPKNGAAIRSIVEEVGDDIPVQLGGGVRDLDTIEHYLDNGISYIIIGTAAVKNPGFLHDACGAFPGHIIVGLDAKDGKVAVDGWSKMTGHDVVDLAKKYEDYGVEAVIYTDIGRDGMLSGVNVEATVRLAQALRIPVIASGGIASIEDIDALCAVEVEGVMGAITGRAIYEGTLDFAAAQARADELNGGEA from the coding sequence ATGCTGCTGATTCCCGCTATCGATCTCAAGGACGGCCATTGTGTACGCCTCAAGCAGGGCGAAATGGACGACGCGACCGTATTTTCCGAGGATCCGGCCGCGATGGCCCGGCACTGGATCGAGCAGGGGGCGAGACGTCTGCACCTGGTCGATCTGAACGGTGCGTTCGCCGGCAAGCCGAAGAACGGTGCCGCGATCCGCTCGATCGTCGAGGAGGTCGGCGACGACATCCCGGTGCAACTCGGCGGAGGCGTCCGCGATCTCGACACGATCGAGCATTATCTTGACAACGGCATTTCGTACATCATCATCGGCACCGCCGCGGTGAAGAACCCGGGCTTCCTGCATGACGCGTGCGGCGCGTTTCCGGGGCACATCATCGTCGGCCTGGATGCCAAGGACGGCAAGGTCGCCGTCGACGGCTGGTCGAAGATGACCGGCCACGACGTCGTCGACCTGGCGAAGAAATACGAGGACTACGGTGTCGAAGCGGTGATTTACACCGACATCGGCCGCGACGGCATGCTGTCGGGCGTCAATGTCGAAGCGACCGTCCGCCTTGCCCAGGCGCTGCGCATTCCGGTCATCGCGAGCGGCGGCATCGCCAGCATCGAGGATATCGATGCGCTGTGCGCGGTCGAAGTCGAAGGGGTCATGGGCGCGATCACCGGCCGCGCGATCTACGAAGGGACGCTCGATTTTGCCGCCGCGCAGGCGCGCGCCGACGAACTCAACGGCGGCGAAGCCTGA
- the hisC gene encoding histidinol-phosphate transaminase, which yields MSQYWSAVVHGLTPYVPGEQPKLANLVKLNTNEHPYGPSPRALAAIRAEASDALRLYPDPHADRLKAAIAARFDVEPREVFVGNGSDEVLAHAFMALLRHERPLRFPDISYSFYPVYCGLYGIAFETLPLDADFAIRPDDYLPHGPTPAGGIIFPNPNAPTGRLMPLSDVERIVAGNPQCVVVIDEAYVDFGGESAIPLVRRHPNVLVVQTFSKSRSLAGLRVGFAIGHPDLIEALDRVKDSFNSYPLDRLAIAGAVAAIEDEEYFERTRQAVIHTRGQLVSDLSSLGFEVLPSAANFVFATHPLRDAAELAAELRKRAIIVRHFRQARIEQFLRITIGTGEQCAALISALREILG from the coding sequence ATGAGTCAATACTGGAGCGCCGTTGTCCACGGCCTGACGCCTTATGTCCCGGGCGAGCAGCCCAAGCTCGCCAACCTGGTCAAGCTCAATACCAACGAGCATCCGTACGGTCCGTCGCCCCGCGCGCTCGCGGCGATCCGCGCCGAAGCGTCGGACGCATTGCGGCTGTACCCCGACCCGCACGCCGACCGGCTCAAGGCCGCGATTGCGGCGCGCTTCGACGTCGAGCCGCGCGAAGTGTTCGTCGGCAACGGTTCGGACGAAGTGCTCGCGCACGCGTTCATGGCGCTGCTCAGGCACGAACGTCCGCTCCGCTTTCCGGACATCTCGTACAGCTTCTATCCGGTCTACTGCGGCCTGTACGGCATCGCGTTCGAAACGCTGCCGCTCGACGCCGACTTCGCGATCCGCCCCGACGACTACCTGCCGCACGGCCCGACTCCCGCCGGCGGCATCATTTTCCCGAACCCGAACGCCCCGACCGGCCGGCTGATGCCGCTGAGCGACGTCGAGCGCATCGTCGCAGGCAATCCGCAGTGCGTGGTCGTGATCGATGAAGCGTACGTGGACTTCGGCGGGGAATCGGCGATTCCGCTGGTGCGGCGCCATCCGAACGTGCTCGTCGTGCAGACCTTCTCGAAATCGCGTTCGCTGGCAGGCCTGCGCGTCGGCTTCGCGATCGGGCACCCGGATCTCATCGAAGCGCTCGATCGGGTAAAGGACAGCTTCAACTCGTATCCGCTCGACCGCCTCGCGATCGCGGGCGCGGTCGCGGCAATCGAGGACGAGGAGTACTTCGAGCGCACGCGCCAGGCCGTGATCCACACCCGCGGTCAGCTCGTTTCCGACCTGTCCTCGCTGGGCTTCGAAGTGCTGCCCTCAGCGGCGAACTTCGTGTTTGCGACGCACCCGCTGCGCGACGCAGCAGAGCTGGCTGCAGAATTGCGCAAGCGCGCGATCATCGTGCGGCACTTCCGCCAGGCACGGATCGAGCAGTTCCTGCGGATCACGATCGGAACCGGTGAACAGTGCGCAGCGCTGATCAGTGCGCTACGAGAGATTCTGGGGTGA
- a CDS encoding ABC transporter ATP-binding protein has product MSLPAIRIASVTKRYGSVQALAGVDLEVERGEFFGLLGPNGAGKTTLISSLSGLVRPDSGTLEVMGHDVVADYRNARRKLGVVPQELVFDPFFTVRELLRIQSGYFGIRHNDDWIDEILASLDLTAKAGANMRMLSGGMKRRVLVAQALVHRPPVIVLDEPTAGVDVELRQGLWQFIRKLNRDGHTIVLTTHYLEEAEALCGRIAMLKAGRVVALDTTDNLLRRFATHSLRVRLDRPEIAGRLGATLAADGWAEFALDAYDEIEPTLARLREAGGRLVEMQLGEADLERVFVEVMHHA; this is encoded by the coding sequence ATGAGCCTGCCGGCAATCCGCATTGCTTCGGTGACGAAGCGGTATGGCTCGGTGCAGGCGCTCGCCGGCGTCGACCTCGAAGTCGAGCGCGGCGAATTCTTTGGTCTGCTCGGCCCGAACGGCGCCGGCAAGACGACGCTGATCTCGTCCCTGTCGGGGCTCGTTCGCCCCGACAGCGGCACGCTCGAAGTGATGGGCCACGACGTCGTGGCCGATTACCGCAATGCCCGCCGCAAGCTCGGCGTGGTGCCGCAGGAGCTGGTATTCGACCCGTTCTTCACCGTGCGCGAGCTGCTGCGCATCCAGTCCGGCTATTTTGGCATCCGTCACAACGACGACTGGATCGACGAGATCCTCGCGAGCCTCGACCTGACGGCGAAAGCGGGGGCGAACATGCGCATGCTGTCGGGGGGCATGAAGCGGCGCGTGCTGGTCGCGCAGGCGCTGGTGCACCGGCCGCCGGTGATCGTGCTCGACGAGCCCACGGCCGGCGTCGACGTCGAGCTGCGCCAGGGCCTGTGGCAGTTCATCCGCAAGCTCAACCGTGACGGCCACACGATCGTGCTGACGACGCACTACCTCGAAGAGGCGGAGGCGCTGTGCGGACGCATCGCGATGCTGAAAGCGGGGCGCGTCGTCGCGCTCGACACGACCGACAACCTGCTGCGGCGCTTCGCGACGCATTCGCTGCGCGTGCGTCTCGATCGTCCCGAAATCGCCGGCCGTCTCGGCGCGACGCTCGCCGCAGACGGCTGGGCGGAGTTCGCGCTCGATGCCTACGACGAAATCGAACCGACGCTTGCACGCCTGCGCGAAGCGGGCGGGCGGCTCGTCGAGATGCAGCTCGGCGAAGCCGATCTCGAGCGGGTTTTCGTCGAGGTCATGCACCATGCCTGA
- the hisH gene encoding imidazole glycerol phosphate synthase subunit HisH, with the protein MSDVAIIDYGMGNLRSVAKAIEHVAPGKRVTVTSDPAVVATAERVVFPGQGAMPDCMRELDLRGLREVVKTAAASKPFLGICIGQQMLFEHSEEGNVPGLGILPGGVVRFPDAKMVAADGSRLKVPHMGWNEVRQRKPHPMWEGIPDDERFYFVHSYYVAPADTALVAAESDYGTRFTSAVARANIFAVQFHPEKSAQAGLKMLANFISWAP; encoded by the coding sequence ATGAGCGATGTAGCCATCATCGACTATGGCATGGGCAATCTACGCTCGGTTGCCAAGGCGATCGAACATGTGGCGCCCGGCAAGCGGGTGACCGTGACCTCCGATCCAGCCGTCGTGGCCACCGCCGAGCGCGTGGTGTTTCCCGGACAGGGCGCGATGCCCGACTGCATGCGCGAACTCGACCTGCGCGGCCTGCGCGAGGTGGTCAAAACCGCCGCAGCGTCGAAGCCTTTCCTCGGCATCTGCATCGGCCAGCAGATGCTGTTCGAGCACAGCGAGGAAGGCAACGTGCCCGGACTGGGAATCCTGCCGGGGGGCGTGGTCCGCTTCCCCGACGCGAAGATGGTCGCGGCCGACGGCAGCCGGCTGAAAGTGCCGCACATGGGCTGGAACGAAGTGCGCCAGCGCAAGCCTCATCCGATGTGGGAGGGGATCCCGGACGACGAGCGCTTCTATTTCGTCCATAGCTATTACGTCGCGCCAGCCGACACGGCGCTGGTCGCTGCCGAAAGCGACTATGGGACGAGGTTTACCAGTGCAGTCGCCCGGGCTAACATCTTCGCCGTTCAGTTCCATCCGGAAAAGAGCGCCCAGGCGGGGCTGAAAATGCTTGCGAATTTCATTTCCTGGGCGCCCTGA
- the hisI gene encoding phosphoribosyl-AMP cyclohydrolase: protein MSKPNSVRWLNDVQWDDQGLVPVIAQEAATGDVLMFAWMNREALQRTAETGEAIYWSRSRRRLWHKGEESGHVQKVLEIRVDCDSDVVLLKIEQVGGIACHTGRHSCFFQRYLADGSWEAVDPVVKDPKDIYK from the coding sequence GTGAGCAAACCGAACTCCGTGCGCTGGCTCAACGACGTGCAGTGGGACGACCAGGGACTCGTGCCGGTGATCGCCCAGGAAGCGGCGACCGGCGACGTGCTGATGTTCGCGTGGATGAACCGCGAAGCGCTGCAGCGCACTGCCGAAACCGGCGAGGCGATCTACTGGTCGCGTTCGCGCCGCCGGCTGTGGCACAAGGGTGAGGAGTCCGGCCATGTCCAGAAGGTGCTGGAGATCCGCGTCGACTGCGACAGCGACGTCGTCCTGCTGAAGATCGAGCAGGTCGGCGGCATCGCCTGCCACACCGGCCGCCACAGTTGTTTTTTCCAGCGCTACCTGGCCGACGGTTCGTGGGAAGCTGTCGATCCGGTCGTCAAAGATCCGAAGGATATCTACAAATGA
- the hisD gene encoding histidinol dehydrogenase — protein sequence MTGPAVAIRRLDAREPEFLATLDALLAFESGADARIDAAVSEILRTVRTTGDAAVLEYTRRFDHLDVKSMAQLELPKSALKAALDSLTIEQREALRVAADRVRVYHERQRVESWDYVEADGTRLGQKVTPLDRVGLYVPGGRASYPSSVLMNAIPAKVAGVGELVMVVPTPHGEKNPLVFAAAAITGVDRVFTIGGAQAVAALAYGTQTLAQVDKIVGPGNAYVAEAKRRVFGTVGIDMVAGPSEVLIISDGSGHADWVAMDLFAQAEHDELAQSILLCTDAGFIDAVAASIERLLPTMPRRATIAASLANRGALIHVDSLEQACAIANRIAPEHLELSLDDAEPWIDRIRHAGAIFVGHWSVEALGDYCAGPNHVLPTMRSARFSSPLGVYDFQKRTSIIQISESGAQTLGRVASTLAHGEGLQAHARSAEMRLRG from the coding sequence ATGACTGGTCCGGCTGTGGCGATCCGCCGCCTCGACGCGCGTGAGCCCGAATTCCTGGCGACGCTCGACGCGCTGCTCGCGTTCGAAAGCGGCGCGGACGCGCGCATCGACGCCGCGGTCAGCGAGATCCTGCGCACGGTGCGCACGACCGGTGATGCGGCGGTGCTCGAATACACGCGGCGTTTCGACCATCTCGACGTGAAGTCGATGGCGCAGCTGGAGCTGCCGAAGTCGGCGCTGAAAGCCGCGCTCGACAGTCTTACAATCGAGCAGCGCGAGGCGCTGCGCGTCGCGGCTGACCGCGTGCGCGTCTATCACGAACGCCAGCGCGTCGAATCCTGGGATTACGTCGAAGCCGACGGGACGCGGCTCGGCCAGAAAGTCACGCCGCTCGACCGCGTCGGCCTGTACGTGCCGGGCGGGCGCGCCTCGTACCCGAGTTCGGTGCTGATGAACGCGATTCCGGCCAAGGTCGCCGGTGTCGGCGAGCTGGTCATGGTCGTGCCGACGCCGCACGGCGAGAAGAACCCGCTGGTGTTCGCGGCGGCCGCGATCACCGGCGTCGACCGCGTGTTCACGATCGGCGGCGCGCAGGCGGTCGCGGCGCTCGCGTACGGCACGCAGACTTTGGCGCAGGTCGACAAGATCGTCGGCCCCGGCAACGCCTATGTCGCCGAGGCGAAGCGCCGCGTGTTCGGCACCGTCGGCATCGACATGGTCGCGGGGCCGTCCGAAGTGCTGATCATCTCGGACGGCAGCGGCCACGCGGACTGGGTCGCGATGGACCTCTTCGCGCAGGCCGAGCACGACGAGCTCGCGCAGTCGATCCTGCTGTGCACCGACGCCGGCTTCATCGACGCGGTCGCGGCGTCGATCGAGCGCCTGCTGCCGACGATGCCGCGTCGCGCGACGATCGCCGCGTCGCTCGCGAACCGCGGCGCGCTGATCCACGTCGACAGCCTCGAGCAGGCCTGCGCGATCGCGAACCGCATCGCCCCCGAACACCTCGAACTGTCGCTCGACGATGCCGAGCCGTGGATCGACCGTATCCGCCATGCCGGCGCGATCTTCGTCGGCCACTGGTCGGTCGAGGCGCTGGGGGACTACTGCGCGGGGCCCAATCACGTGCTGCCGACGATGCGCAGCGCTCGGTTCTCGTCGCCGTTGGGTGTCTACGATTTCCAGAAGCGTACCAGCATCATCCAGATTTCAGAGTCTGGCGCTCAGACTCTTGGACGTGTCGCATCGACGCTCGCGCATGGGGAAGGGCTGCAGGCGCACGCGCGTTCGGCCGAGATGCGGTTGCGCGGGTAA
- a CDS encoding histidine triad nucleotide-binding protein — MSDCIFCRIVAGEIPAKKIHEDEDLLAFHDIHPVAPVHFLVIPKLHIPSMAELRPEHAAVMGRLMIESARIARELGCVDGFRTIVNTGRVGRQEVYHLHVHIVGGPEVLPAMLRR, encoded by the coding sequence ATGAGCGACTGTATCTTCTGCCGAATCGTGGCCGGCGAGATCCCGGCGAAAAAGATCCACGAGGACGAGGACCTCCTCGCCTTTCATGACATCCATCCTGTCGCGCCGGTTCACTTCCTGGTGATCCCGAAACTGCACATCCCGTCGATGGCCGAGTTGCGGCCGGAGCACGCAGCGGTGATGGGCCGGTTGATGATCGAATCGGCCAGGATTGCCCGGGAACTAGGTTGCGTCGACGGCTTTCGAACGATCGTTAACACGGGACGGGTGGGCCGGCAGGAGGTGTATCATCTGCACGTCCACATCGTGGGCGGGCCGGAGGTGCTTCCGGCCATGTTGAGGCGTTAA